The following nucleotide sequence is from Trifolium pratense cultivar HEN17-A07 linkage group LG2, ARS_RC_1.1, whole genome shotgun sequence.
ACAGGGCTTAGTCCctcttttataataaaaaaaaaaaaaagaaattagagagaacaaaattgtaattaaacctaaaaaataataactagACAAAAATTCAATAAATCTTGAATAGCACCCACTGTTTTTCCAAATAAGAAGAGTAAAACTATTTTTCCAATTTGTTTTTCTCGACATTGATAACAACTCCTTTAACCGGTTTCGTAAAGGTATATTAATTGATAACTATCAGAGACATTATTGAAGAGGTCCAATTTAAACCTCATTTTCTCTACTTCCTTATGCGCTGAACTCCATACAATTTTAAATGGTCTCAAAATTGCTCCAGCGGTTAATTTTGCTTTTCATGGAACTTTGAATGTCCAACAAATTCGTCATTTCCACTAGGGGATTTGAATGTCACTTTTCAGCATATTCTTAGAAAGGGTAATGAATATGCCGATTGCCTTGCGAAGACTGAAGCTCCCTCCAACAATACTTTGAAGATTTGAAATAGTTTCATTATCCTCCTCGACTCAGTCTCGTATTGTTGCTCGTCCTAaagcttagtttttttttttcctttgttatttgttttatttttcatctcataaaaaaaatagtttgtgtGTCTAACTTAACTCTCACGGCTCCACACTTCTAATGTGAGTCTAACCCAATAGCTAGActactgcaaaaaaaaaaaaaaaaaccttttgaCCGACCATCAGTGATATAAGGCTTTGATTTCGGCCACCATAGGTCATATTTCAACAAactaaacatgttaaaatcTTCTCCATTTCAAGTTCTACAAGAGCCCTCGTGTAATTTTGTCATTGAAGCACttcttgattttttatttattgtttccTTCGTGTTAGTTGGTTAAGTTTGTTACTTAAACTTAACCAACAAGGGAGTCTAAGTTGTAACCTTCACCATTCATCAATGAATcatagttataacttataaccaTTAACTCTCTTAGATATTCatctatcaatttttttttaattttagattgAGAGTTCATAGATCGCTTGTGAAGCAAGCAAGGCACAAATTGTTGCACTAAGAAAATCAAGAGTAGTTATTCTAACAATCTTACATATCTATAATATTTACCTTTAATTTGTTAATCAATTAATGATTCTAAAGTGAATCGGTTACTTTAAAGGAACCCAATCTTTAGATTTGATAAAATGGAcgacataaaaaagaaaatagtttaattgttgtgtactACTGTCAATGtaaagttaattattttaaacATGCATTTAATAATGtattgtcacatcatttaataaatgtgtcacttcatgtattattattatttttttggaatgaaaatttgttagttgttagtatattacaatgttatgttagtttttctttttgtcagAACTCGAATCTGGACCTCAAACTCCTTAACCCTTAACTTAACTAGTTGATGTCACTTCATGTATTTTAAAGCACATTACATAatgtgtcaatatattattagatGCTAACATTaatgtgtatataaattaaattcaaattaaaggAAAAAGTAAAGTCTTTTGAAACACcgttatttttgttattttgcgAAGAAACAGGTGTATCAGAACTTCGAGATTTGTGGGCATGTGATATGTGTTTAACAAATGGTACTAGAGTTTTTGATCATCAAAATTAGTTACTAATGGTGTTTAGCATTTctctttcttctatttttataaCCGGTAGGTACTCTAATTTTGGGCTTACACTTCTATCATTCGCAATTAACAAGTATATATATGAAAACAAACATTATATAAAATTTGCATCATGCATGCCAAAACGTACATTCTAAATATTTAACCCCACATTTCCAAATAATTTGTGCATTTCAATATCTTCATCAATATTTGAAACTCATAGATCAATCACATTTCTTCATCTCCATTTTGATTCAATATTAGGTGAATGGAAATCTTCCAAAGGGCTAAAGTGGTTCGTTTGAGAAGCAATCATGATAAGTACTTATTGGCAGATGATGATTTAGAAGGTGTTTACCAAGATCGTCTTGGTTGCTACAACAATGCAAAATGGACGGTTGAGATTGTAGAACATGGCAACTTGATTAGATTGAAGAGTTTTTATGGAAGATACTTAACAGCCTCTAATATGCCATTCTTGTTAGGTGCAAAGGGGAAAAAAGTTGTGCAAACACTTCCCACAAGGTTGAATTCATCTTTGGAATGGGAACCGATAAGGGAAGGCGAACAGGTCAGACTCAAGACTCGTTATGGTCAATATTTACGTGCCAATGGGGGGTTACCACCGTGGAGAAACTCTGTCACACATGACATTCCACATCGTACGAAATCGGCAAATTGGATTTTATGGGATGTGGATCTTGTCCAGCTTCGGCCGGAACCACCCAAGCACATACAAGAGGCTGCACCTAGTGTTGTTCAAGAGGTGGCTCGTCCCATCGACTCTCCATCGGAACGTTCTCGTTCGCCTTCTCCTTCTCCTCCTCTTTCTCCTACTTCATCAGATAATGATAATCCCTTTGCCATAATTCATCTAAGGTCTTCCATACCAAATGAGGTATAGTTCTTAATAATAGCATTATGTTTGCCTAATTGTAGAGAAAATATATTGTCAATAATTTTGAATTGTATGTATTGTTCATATAGAACACTATTGACAAAACATATCAAAATTGCCGCGGCTAAAAGAAGTTTTTCAAAATCgtttaaatcatatttaagaTCAATAATGTTACAATATAGATTGAATTGTTTGGTTATAAAACttagaaaaacaattttaagGTTAAAAtataacacattttttttatataactgTTATAGATTGCACCTtaaaccttaatttttttagacaCAACCCTATGTGAAATGCTCATATATTTAGAGCTAAGGATGTATGCATGGATTAAATTATATGTTaacctatttttgtttttcaaaatgcAGAGTGGAAATTTAGAAGAGAGTGAGTCACCAATGAAAGAAGGGAGGatgatattttataatgtgGGTGATGAAAATGGAGATGTTCATGAAGGAAGTGAAGAAAAATTCTTTACATTCAAAGGAAGTAGTGTTGATGATTTAAAAGAAAAGTTGAAGGAAGAAACAGGacttgatgatattgttgtatgTTGTCGCAATCCATTGAATGCAAAAATATATCCACTTCGTTTACAATTACCTCCCAACAATATTGATATGCATATAGTTGTGGTTCCTTCATCATTTGCAGGTAATTAATTATTAGTCCTTAAAAATTATACAAGTTCCCTTTACACGGTTAATCAATATAATTTTGGctaaattgaatttttgaacTCCTAACTTTTTTACGAGCCTGCGATTTTGGCtctttaacttttaaaataatatttttgaccCTAAACTTTCACAAATTTGTGATTTTGGCCCAATGACAAAGTAAACGCACTTGTGGCAAGTGACTCACATGCCACATCAACATGTCTTGCAATGTGGACAATAACTCacatgccacatcagcatatGTGACAAGTCATGCTGACGCAACATGTGAGTCATCAGTATATGGGGTcaaaatagttattttgaaagttaaggggtcaaaattataaatttgtgaaaattaCGTAATTATTGCGGTACTTCAAATGTTTCttgattttttataacaattaattaatggtTTTCAGAATaaacaaaagaagatgaagGCAATCACAAGCTCATGGGTGGGACACTGGAAATGCATAATGTAAATCATATTCAGGAAAGGAATTTGGCTCTGACATGTTGGTCTACTTGAACCCTATGTACTATATTTTCACTCAAggaacagaaagaaaaaaaaaagagggaaaaCTTTGTGAAATAAAAGATTGAAAAGAAAATCAACTGCAGCAATGCATAGCTCAAAAAAGTCAAATTCCTCAATGAATATATACAACTTTGGAATGTCTTAAAAGAATGTACTATAAATGATTTTATTTCAGTTAATTATTATGATATTGGTACGAGGATTCCACCACCGTTAGCGATAATTAATCTCCATTGGGGATCCTGTGGGGCACATAAGGTGAATTCTCCCCTCCcaaccaaattttctccatacatACGCACGAGTCAGAAATCGAACTCTTGACCACATGCTTAACAAGATCAAGACTCTTACAACTTGgacaaattaattattttattgttggtTATTATCCTATCTTATCTCGATCAAATCACTATTTTAATCGACTCCGATGGTTTAAGATTGGTGCACAAGTAACGGTAGGATAGGTTAGACCAAATTAGACATTGCAATATTTAAGACAAACTTAGTCAAAGGCGCTCACGCCTGACATATTATTTGCAAAATTgcaatatatttgttttaaagCTTGTCTATCTATAATCCTTTTAAAAGTCTGATATAATAGGCTAACGATATATAAAAGCCTATTTCAATATTAACGTCTTTAAAAAGTAATATAAATTATCCTTAAATTCACTAGTGAGTTAATAGATTTTTCCAATAGGTATGGCTGGGTTGAAGAAAAGCATCGAACTCTTTGTTCCTCATTAGACTCATAGAtgcttctttttctctttaatttaccaaaaaaatataaacaagaaTGTAAAAGAAAAAGTGTACCCATTACATAATGTTCCAAAATATTGTAATTTACATATAAACCATCTTTAGTTGGCCATGTCATTATCACAATAAGAAAATCTTGCATGCTAAAGAATCTTAATTCCCATGATCTTACTCGGTTGGTGGCAGGGACATCACATTATCATATATAGGAGTCAGAGTCCGAACATCAGACATTcgatttatttacttttaaagtgaaattaaggtgaaatttctagccactagactatacgaataaaaaaaatctaattttttttgacgcaacaaaaaaaaacttaattaaaagcATATtgtacatatacatatattaattaattccCCCCCTAtagctgttaaaaaaaaagctaGCCATTTCAATCTACAAATTTGGACACTTTATACCGACAGCTATATTACTTGCGATAGTATGTTACCAAATATATATCGTAACACTTTAATCTCAAGTAAAGAACAATGTGTCTTAGAATATAGAATCTCATAGATGTCTTGAGTTTCATGCACGAAATTCTGAAAGCAAAAAAGTgacaatttattaaaaaaataaatattatcctAAATTGGTTCATACAtatcaatatataaacataatttgaTTTAGTTCTTCAATCAAATTAACACTACACAACTCTTAGTAGAATTGGAAAAAATGGCTCAACCTTTGACACAATCACAGCCTCAtgcaacaaaatcaaaatttccaATCCTACGTTACATTGCCATAATAATTTTAGCCTTAATAATTCTTGTTGGCATAGCTGTACTCATATCTTGGCTAGTTCTTAAGCCAAAGCACTTGCAATATAGTGTTGAAGATGCTTCAATCCACAATTTCAATTTAACCGATGCAAATCACCTCAATGCAAAATTTGATTTCACAATAAGAGCAAAAAATCCAAATTCAAAAGTGTCAATATACTATGATTCTATTGAGGTTTCCGTGAGTTACGAGGATCAAACACTAGCAACAAATACAATTCAACCGTATTTTCAACCACATAAGAATGTTACTAGGTTGCATGTGGGACTAACCGCTCAAACTGCGGCTTTGTATGGTTCTGTGCCGAAAGATATTAAGATTGAGAGATCTTCGGGGGATATTCAGTTAGATGTGTTCGTTAGAGCAAGAATAAGGTTTAAGGTTGGAGTGTGGAAATCGAAACATCGTGTTATAAAGATATTTTGTTCTCCCGTGTTGGTGAATTTTTCGAAAGTTAAGAGTTTTGAAAGGGCCTATTGTGATGTTGATATGTAAACAAGCATGCCAAAAATGGAGAAACACTCTAAGGAAGACTTTGACACTCTCTCTATTTTTCtgaatgttattattatttgttatttttggtttttcttttgtgttaattttctgattttttttttcttctgtttttctTGAGTTTGTCATTATTAGATTGATGATATTATTCTTTTGTCAGTCAGCAtatattattgtaatttttcttatgtgttttctatattaaattgaaagaaattaaaattgttaTTATTCATTCCATGTTATGTTGAAAATATATCGAAATAATGTGtgcaaaattgaaaagaaaataaaattgactatTATTCATTCCATGTTAACTCTAATACTAATACCTCTTATTTGTGTTAGAGGGAGGCAAGATCTTTTGGATTCAATTGTATTGTAGGCTCTTTCTGCCACCAAAATCCTTCAATTGTTATTAATGATGAAGCATTACTAAATAATCTTAGATACAAAATTATTAATGACAGACACACTTTCTCAGTTCTCACAATGGCAGGAACTATTTCAATGACCATTGCAAATGTGATGACTGACGAAGGATTTTCTCTTTTggatttttgttaattttagatACAAAATTGTCCGACTCCTACAAtttcaaggactaaaatattGATTCAGTCGTTTTTTAATATTTCGTCGCATATAAGTTTCTTTAGGTACATTCTTATTAAGGACAGTCCACAATATTTTTCTGGTCTGTTTCTTTGGGATACCATTCACTAGGCCAAATCCTGATTTTGTACAATCTGTCAAAGACTCAGTTATCGCCGGAAAGTAAACTCTTGATTGTATGTCAGGAAGGACTGAAGTTAGTTTATCATTTCCTACCCTATTTGGCCTTAAAAAAAGTACTGTATCATATCTAATAAAGGAAAGAATAGCGCATACGCTTTCACAATTACTTACTCCATGCTCTAGTTCATATAATAAACAACTTAGTACTGTAAAACTGTATGCATGCAGTGTAACAGAAATGTTTTCAAACTTCTATTTAGAAAATTAAGGCCGAGGCGTAATCATTATGACACTTACAACCGAActgagaaaatgaaaaaactatgGTATCTTATTTCCTAGGTATACATGTGTGACGCATTAGCATTATTATAGAAATTTGTAAACTCTGATTGTTGAAATCCATCATCGCAGCCGCTATAGGAGTTCATATCTAGCATCACACCCTCGCTATTTGACCTGTTGTGATCCAAATATACAACAACCACAGTTATATCATCATGATAAGCCGATCTAAATTGATCATAATTGTGAAAGTGTATGTCCGACCCACTAATTTGATTACTCTTAGGCAACTCTATATGTTCTGCCCCTTCTTTTAGCCCCATTCTGTAAAGCAAGTGTGGCAAGTCTTTCTGCGATTCCATCTCGTGGACTGGTGTTAACAACTTTAGCAGCATCCTTCTTTGACATCAATTTCCATAATCCACTAGATCCAAATATAACGAATTTATCAGATTTGCTTAAGATTCTTGAATAAACATCTGGCTTTGATGTTAGCAAAGGTCTTGTAAAATTCAAAGCCCTAGGCAttctgatgtaggaggatttcttctgtatattattattttagttagatttagttttactatattttaggttgatttcttatttttatatttcacctaggttagttatttttttatattttaggtagatttgtaatttttatttagctaggtttgttgtttttatttttacaatcttttaggagatttgttaattttatttttcactcctatttaaactaaattattgtagccttgaagggaaccttttgatttaataaaattcagagatttttctcaaatttggtggattccaaattactctttcggtggactccgaaaccctattttgacaagtttgtgtttgcggcttgtctttatccattaggtttagcgttttgctaacctagcgcttccgttcTGCGTCACATTCTTTCCCAACTTGGGATTTCGACGCCTTCACTGATCTCCTCCTTCAAATATGAATATCCTATGCATCTAGTTGTATCGATTAAACCTCTGTCTCTAATGAATAACATGGAGACATACTTGTCATTATAATCATCATTAGTATCCGGCTGCAAGTTTCTAACTTGTTTTTGAATATTTCCATCATATAAATTGTGATCTCTAACCAACTGTTTAACGACCAATCTTTTAAGATTACCAACATCCGTCATAGAACCGAGTACAGCACGCGAGTTTCCAACATTGGCGGCATATAACGTCCCTCTCCAtatgaaacaaatcaaacaacctGAACTAACAAACATTTCTTCCAGCAAACCTCATAAAAGCTATCTCAATTCGGGCAACAGCTCGCTCCAGAATATTCTTATTCATATTGTTATTATTCTCCTGAATAAGCACTGCAATTTATAACCAGATTATTTCTTCATCAAAAATATATCTATACATGTCGATTTAGACCAAAAGTACAACAATACGGATCAGTTTTCTTGATTTGTTCTGTGTAAAAGTTATTAGCATCACAAGAAatatcaattttcttgatttcttcggtgtttataattaagaaaaCATTTTCCATCTCCTCAATTCTTGGAAATACAATCACTTAATTCCCTTAAATTTCAGTTCATGTATCAAATTTCATATTCACACTCAAAGAAGaatatgttataaaaatgaaagaagaatCAAGAAATTAATGAAAAGAAGACTTACTGTGTAATTTATGTATACACAGTGTAATGAATGAAAATGCAAATGTGAAAGAAACAAAGAttaaatgaatgaaatgaaGACTCACCGATAATTTGACGGAAGATATGATTTCTAAGCAAGATGGAAACGGTGTCGCCTTTCTGGCCATCATAAACTCCAACAAAGATTGAATCAATGCCAACTTCAACTTGGCACTTATCTTCCATATCCACATTTGCCTGAACTGCAGCCATGGAGAATTCGCCCCAGTAATGCTTAACCAGTGGCCTCGACCACGCCAGAGGGTCATTATGAAATGCCTGAGGGTCTTCAATTTGACCATACTGCTGATAAGGGGTCCCAAAAACAACATGTTTTAGAAATGGAATCATGATCTTGATAAGGGTTTTGAATTCTTgaagacaaaaaaagaaaagaaaagattgAAGGAGAAAGGAAGAGGTTGAATGAGTGTTGTGTGTGGAAATAAAATTctcaatgaatgaatgaatattattgAATACTAGTATGCATGTACTCCGtccaaaaatataagcaaaagttagtCAGCAAGagtgaatgtatttgatctaaatctttaactaaatacatcaagtttctttgactcatctttgtttatattttgggacggagggagtatttataaTATAACTATAAATCAACTAACTGGTAACAGAAAATGAAAAGCCTCAACAGAAATACATATAAATTAACTTATCCACTTTATAATGTAACTGAAAATCAACTAACTTGTAACATAAAATCAACTATCTTTTACAAAATCGCTATAAGATGTGAAACTTTCACATTAGATGAGGTGTGATATGAATTTTTCAGTTTCAATTCAATAGTACTCAATGTAGTGTCTTCTTCAGTCTTCATCGAATAATATCTGTTAAatgtatttagtttaaattttagACCAaattgttatcccatattttagctcgagctaaaatatgttttcatctCTAGTTCCAAAGACATTCATTATTGAAAAGCTTGTTAAAAGGCTTTAAATAATATCAGGCTttaaatgtcttcaagaacaagagagattatCTCTCTTATCTTCTCATTTAATGAAAgttaagggtaatgtctttaagaacaaGAGAATTCTAATGGAAAGTATTCTTTGTATTGTCCAATATGAATCTACAAGATATGAAGAGATTCTGTCTTTCGAGTAGATGGTTGATTCGATTAAAGTTAACGAATCGAAGTGCTTAAAATGGTGGACTTAGAGTATTTTCCATCCTTCAAGTATGATTCGATTTCGACAGATACAACGGTTCaaggccttggttcatttcaaatacAGAAGGACGCGTGACAGAGGACTAGTAGTTTAACGTTAAAAGTAGCAGTTACttagtttttctataaataggagttTGTAAGTCGAaataagggtcacaattcactTGCACAaattctcaaacactcaaagtaccCATGTTAAAGCAagaaacgagttactcgagaaagatgtatgaatcagtgaaccatttcttttcatttgtaacttttacattctaaatgcaaatttacttttctTAAGTCTTTACTTTCAAAGTATTTACATTTCTGCATTTAAATGGTTCTCTCATTCGAGTGAACtttctttttactttcattCAATTTATGTCTCACACTTGTGTTTCATAAACTCTATTTTACGAATTAAACACATTGTTTTGCAAATTAATGATGTCTTTAATGATGAACATTCAAACCTCTTTTAATATAACGCACGAACAATTGTctcgagatttactagttgatctctcaagtaattaatttaaactagcggttgtttaccaaaaatcagtgtaaacacaaataccattaatttttaatatcattatttttttaaccaccaatttaatctggtaAGTGGTACCGGCcacctcccgatcgcagttgcagggatcgaaccgtggtcctccctaccaaattcagcgtcaatcaccaccgaaccaactagataattttttaaatcatttttactACACATGAAATGACATAGATCTAAAAAAGATCTATTATTTCAGAAGAAATATGTTTGAATATTGATATATGCCTTGAATATTCAGCTTTGCTGCtaagaaatttcaaatttagcAGCATCCAAAGTTGATTTTTGCCAtctatttgaagaaaaaaaatcaaaatcaatgtATATCTCAATTTCCATTTTCAATTGTAATAATGTTTATGTATTGAGATTTAGAAAACTTCCAATTGAATTAGTTTTACGTTTATAATGGAAACTTCCCACATTGGCAATTAAATTGAAAGACAAGgaaaagtaaaggaaaaataGGTGTGGAAGGTAGCTGATGATATTTCAACTTTTGACTGCAAAAGTCAAGAAGAAGTAAATAGTGTCCTATGATCTAAATATGTTCATATAATAATGGTACCGTGAAAGCATGAATAAATTTATAACATTTTGGGATTGAATGTACGAGGAAAAATGTTATTACATATTTTATTCACTCTTCCAATCCTTTGCATGATCAAAATTGGTAGTGCTGCTATGTACACAATTACATCCTCTCAATTCATCAAAGATTCTCaaactataagctcaaatgaTGATGCATTCAAGTTTGGATTCTTCAGTCCCGCTAACACAACAAATCGCTATGTAGGAATTTGGTACCTCGAAGAATCGAACATCATATGGGTCGCTAACAGAGAAAAACCATTGCAAGATTTTTCCGGTATTGTCACCATATCTAATGACAACAGGAACCTTTTAGTACTGGATggacaaaaaaatgttatatgGTCATCAAATGTCTCCAATTTTGCATCAAATTCTAATGTCACAGCTCATCTTCAAAGTACCGGAAACCTCGTCTTGTTGGAAGATGCTACAGGTATTAGAGATATCATTAATTAGTAGTTAATTCCTCTGATCACatttataaagtaaaaaattatttttcaaatttattaaataatcgaTGTATCTGGTAACTAATTGTATCTCTAATGACAGGCAATAAAATATGGGAGAGTTTCGAACATCCAACTAATGCATTCGTTCCAAATATGATATTTAGCACCAACCAAAAAACAGGGCAAAAAGTAAAAACGACTTCTTGGAAAACGCCTTCTGATCCAGCTATTGGAAACTTCTCTTATAGCCTTGAGCGTCTCAACGCTCCAGAATTTTTTATATGGAACAAAACAAAACCTCATTGGCGCTCGGGTCCATGGAATGGTCAAAAGTTTATCGGTTTACCTAGTGGTTTGGTGTATACTTCTTCATATCTAAATGGATTCGACATTGCAAGGGAAGATAATGGAAGTCTTGTTGAGATTAAATATACACTGATTAATAGT
It contains:
- the LOC123907963 gene encoding uncharacterized protein At1g08160-like, which gives rise to MAQPLTQSQPHATKSKFPILRYIAIIILALIILVGIAVLISWLVLKPKHLQYSVEDASIHNFNLTDANHLNAKFDFTIRAKNPNSKVSIYYDSIEVSVSYEDQTLATNTIQPYFQPHKNVTRLHVGLTAQTAALYGSVPKDIKIERSSGDIQLDVFVRARIRFKVGVWKSKHRVIKIFCSPVLVNFSKVKSFERAYCDVDM
- the LOC123904516 gene encoding probable protein phosphatase 2C 43 gives rise to the protein MIPFLKHVVFGTPYQQYGQIEDPQAFHNDPLAWSRPLVKHYWGEFSMAAVQANVDMEDKCQVEVGIDSIFVGVYDGQKGDTVSILLRNHIFRQIIVLIQENNNNMNKNILERAVARIEIAFMRGTLYAANVGNSRAVLGSMTDVGNLKRLVVKQLVRDHNLYDGNIQKQVRNLQPDTNDDYNDKYVSMLFIRDRGLIDTTRCIGYSYLKEEISEGVEIPSWERM
- the LOC123907960 gene encoding uncharacterized protein LOC123907960, with protein sequence MEIFQRAKVVRLRSNHDKYLLADDDLEGVYQDRLGCYNNAKWTVEIVEHGNLIRLKSFYGRYLTASNMPFLLGAKGKKVVQTLPTRLNSSLEWEPIREGEQVRLKTRYGQYLRANGGLPPWRNSVTHDIPHRTKSANWILWDVDLVQLRPEPPKHIQEAAPSVVQEVARPIDSPSERSRSPSPSPPLSPTSSDNDNPFAIIHLRSSIPNESGNLEESESPMKEGRMIFYNVGDENGDVHEGSEEKFFTFKGSSVDDLKEKLKEETGLDDIVVCCRNPLNAKIYPLRLQLPPNNIDMHIVVVPSSFAE